A part of Oceanidesulfovibrio indonesiensis genomic DNA contains:
- a CDS encoding methyl-accepting chemotaxis protein, translating to MNHRRIGYINIGTMVVGLGLALSALVFAGAVAAHQSDSSTGLLIAALIAFVGVAATLSVYIYIRRMMGQFVEDAVAILGPAAAAIQEKTFDGVLTVMREASSTSSRAEGVALRTQSLAHAETPLAIVNQDGGILFATSGFASLIGRESSSVEGRLITDVLGPQAGDILREEQHGLHFKFQASSGERHVIVHSNWIMDEGREPALLLVLADAEIVSRECFAMKEQQEELMASGGQVRDLAQRVAAASEELSASASEQSRGARQQKDQSEAVATAMEQMTATVLEVAQNASATSEAANGARDSASEGARLVGQAVDGIHRVSTQTAELSAVLDQLGDQSTQIGTIIGVINDIADQTNLLALNAAIEAARAGDAGRGFAVVADEVRKLAEKTMTATKEVEKSISTIQSRSKEATVSMRATEEQVETSTELSNQAGEALHKILETIEDMVQRVTQIATAAEEQSAAAEEINQSIEGIAVIAGESEEGAEQTARATRGLAELAQELLDLSLALAGKSEAAGNFWKSKGKMRGVLPKMMQDFIRAEYGSKVFRQVQQAMGDPIFLPAVTYPDQVLKQMAHETAQAVGASTRDVFTGFGRYTVPQFKKLYSRYFKHDNLKELYLDMDRIHAQLTKDYPGIQPPRFTYDDKGNKLIMEYKSGRGLFEYFEGIIKGAAAFFDKPVSVKVTPLDSARARAEITFL from the coding sequence ATGAACCATCGCAGGATCGGATATATCAATATAGGCACCATGGTTGTGGGATTGGGCCTCGCGCTCAGTGCTCTCGTATTCGCAGGAGCTGTCGCCGCCCACCAATCCGATTCTTCGACCGGTCTGCTGATTGCCGCCCTGATTGCATTCGTCGGCGTTGCCGCAACTCTCAGTGTCTACATCTATATCCGCAGAATGATGGGGCAATTTGTGGAGGATGCGGTAGCCATCCTCGGCCCTGCCGCTGCTGCGATTCAGGAAAAGACCTTCGACGGCGTGTTGACCGTAATGCGTGAGGCGTCGTCCACCTCCTCCAGAGCGGAAGGGGTTGCTTTACGCACGCAATCCCTGGCGCATGCCGAAACCCCTCTCGCCATCGTCAACCAGGACGGCGGCATCCTTTTCGCCACCAGCGGCTTCGCATCCCTGATCGGCAGGGAGAGCTCCTCGGTTGAAGGCCGACTCATCACCGATGTGCTCGGCCCCCAGGCCGGCGACATTCTCCGCGAGGAGCAGCACGGCCTGCATTTCAAATTTCAGGCATCCTCGGGCGAGCGGCACGTCATCGTGCATTCCAACTGGATCATGGACGAGGGGCGGGAACCCGCGCTTCTGCTCGTGCTTGCCGATGCCGAGATAGTTTCCCGCGAATGCTTCGCCATGAAGGAGCAGCAGGAAGAACTCATGGCCAGTGGCGGACAGGTCAGGGATCTTGCCCAGCGTGTGGCCGCCGCCAGCGAGGAGCTTTCCGCATCCGCCAGCGAGCAATCCCGCGGAGCGCGCCAGCAAAAGGATCAGTCCGAGGCCGTGGCCACGGCCATGGAGCAGATGACCGCCACGGTTCTGGAGGTGGCGCAGAACGCCTCGGCCACGTCCGAGGCGGCCAACGGCGCGCGCGATTCGGCCAGCGAAGGCGCGAGGCTCGTGGGCCAGGCCGTGGACGGCATCCATCGCGTATCCACCCAGACTGCGGAGCTCTCGGCCGTTCTCGACCAACTCGGGGATCAGTCCACCCAGATCGGAACCATCATCGGAGTGATCAACGACATTGCGGACCAGACAAATCTTCTTGCCCTGAACGCGGCCATCGAGGCGGCGCGGGCTGGCGACGCCGGACGGGGCTTCGCCGTAGTGGCGGACGAGGTGCGCAAACTGGCGGAAAAGACCATGACGGCCACCAAGGAAGTGGAGAAGTCCATCTCCACCATTCAGTCGCGGTCCAAGGAGGCGACCGTCTCCATGCGCGCCACCGAAGAACAGGTGGAGACGTCCACAGAGTTGTCCAACCAGGCCGGCGAAGCCCTGCATAAGATACTTGAAACTATTGAGGACATGGTGCAGCGGGTGACTCAGATAGCCACCGCTGCCGAGGAGCAGTCCGCAGCCGCCGAGGAGATCAACCAGTCCATCGAGGGCATCGCGGTCATCGCCGGAGAGTCCGAGGAAGGCGCCGAGCAGACGGCCCGGGCCACACGGGGGCTGGCCGAGCTGGCCCAGGAGCTTCTGGACCTCTCCCTCGCGCTGGCCGGCAAGTCCGAAGCGGCTGGAAACTTCTGGAAGTCCAAGGGCAAGATGCGCGGCGTGCTGCCCAAGATGATGCAGGATTTCATCCGGGCGGAATACGGCAGCAAGGTCTTTCGCCAGGTGCAGCAGGCCATGGGCGACCCCATTTTCCTGCCTGCGGTGACGTACCCGGACCAGGTCCTCAAGCAGATGGCCCACGAGACGGCTCAGGCGGTCGGCGCGTCCACCAGGGACGTGTTCACCGGCTTCGGCCGCTACACCGTGCCTCAGTTCAAAAAGCTGTACAGCCGGTACTTCAAGCACGACAATCTGAAAGAACTCTATCTGGACATGGACCGCATCCACGCCCAGCTGACCAAGGACTACCCCGGAATCCAGCCGCCGCGTTTCACCTACGACGACAAAGGGAACAAACTGATAATGGAGTACAAGTCCGGCCGCGGTCTGTTCGAGTATTTCGAAGGCATCATCAAAGGCGCGGCGGCTTTTTTCGACAAACCCGTATCGGTGAAGGTGACGCCTCTCGATTCGGCCAGGGCCCGCGCCGAGATTACGTTTCTCTAG
- the hpt gene encoding hypoxanthine phosphoribosyltransferase → MTNSKLTPVIDAEQIRRRVMELGREIGEHYQGKTIHIICVLKGGFIFAADLMRALPVSPTIDFVRLASYGGGTESSGNVKFLADLSEDITDRHVLVVDDIIDTGHSMRALLDHLAGMHPASLELCVLIDKRERRVCPVSVEYVAFEFPGGFLVGYGMDHAELYRNLDALYVLDPSE, encoded by the coding sequence ATGACCAATTCGAAACTCACGCCCGTGATCGACGCGGAACAGATCCGCCGGCGCGTCATGGAGCTTGGCCGCGAGATAGGCGAGCACTATCAGGGCAAGACGATCCACATCATCTGCGTGCTCAAGGGCGGATTCATCTTTGCGGCAGACCTGATGCGCGCGCTTCCCGTATCCCCAACCATTGATTTCGTCCGCCTGGCGAGCTATGGAGGAGGCACGGAGAGTTCCGGGAACGTAAAATTTCTCGCGGATTTGAGCGAGGACATCACTGACAGGCACGTGCTTGTCGTGGACGACATCATCGACACCGGGCACTCCATGCGCGCGCTCCTGGACCATCTTGCCGGCATGCACCCGGCGAGCCTCGAGCTCTGCGTGCTGATCGACAAAAGAGAACGGCGTGTATGTCCTGTCTCAGTGGAATACGTCGCCTTCGAGTTTCCCGGCGGCTTCCTCGTCGGCTACGGCATGGACCACGCGGAACTGTACAGAAACCTGGATGCGCTCTACGTGCTCGATCCTTCCGAGTAA
- a CDS encoding methyl-accepting chemotaxis protein yields the protein MSESDTFTIDIERALKFEERCERELPQLDARLARTIQEREPEFLELGNSLQEYSMQASHLAEETESLAGLTSAEAMESFRTELHQELDKMTELWSKAASDQNVQELTTIHNTVETLTKTIDEYRRVVRALSMLGISTRIESARLGAEGRGFTTLADDVEKLAKRIVEYSGQIMEKVDDLSSMVTTALEQTGEMRARQAASSRTIENNIRTNLDALVKMADKSGEVSRNLEPLSRQIASSIGEAVASVQFHDITRQQVEHVEESLQEIRDLLHENEHGRRDDPDALRDLVGFIGDVCGLQHSQLVNASDSFYKAVESLKSHLGSIAGNVFQLESNASGITASETGGTTLDAIEAGLGDVMDAMKEFADQGEAIGAIMVQVADTVTEMTHFLEDIEEVGSEIELISLNASVKAAHTGDKGKALGVLASSIQQLSQEAGSLTESVTDILGRIGEASTNLKSNAEAFMDTSQVSEMITRIEQILAGLRRIDEEVDSLFETIRRQGADLGASIESLNNSMTFHEDVCAELSKGADVLAELRDEATTIVPHDEDESRPERLDKMLARYTMEAERLIHQQALKKESCGPEGGGESECSEDVDDWGDVELF from the coding sequence ATGAGCGAAAGCGATACATTTACGATCGACATCGAGCGGGCGCTGAAGTTCGAGGAGCGTTGCGAGCGCGAGTTGCCCCAGCTCGATGCGCGTCTCGCGCGAACAATCCAGGAGCGTGAGCCGGAATTCCTGGAGCTCGGCAATTCGTTGCAGGAATATTCCATGCAAGCCTCGCATCTTGCGGAGGAGACGGAGTCGCTCGCAGGGCTCACCTCGGCAGAGGCCATGGAGTCCTTCCGCACCGAGTTGCACCAGGAGCTCGACAAGATGACCGAGCTCTGGTCCAAGGCGGCAAGCGACCAGAATGTCCAGGAGCTTACCACCATCCATAATACGGTGGAAACCCTGACAAAGACTATCGACGAGTACCGCAGGGTGGTCCGGGCGCTGTCCATGCTGGGCATATCCACGCGCATCGAATCCGCCCGACTGGGTGCGGAAGGCCGTGGGTTCACCACGCTGGCCGACGACGTGGAGAAGCTGGCCAAACGCATCGTGGAATACTCCGGGCAGATCATGGAGAAGGTGGACGACCTTTCGTCCATGGTCACCACGGCGCTGGAGCAGACTGGTGAAATGCGCGCTCGCCAGGCCGCGTCCAGCCGGACCATCGAAAACAACATCCGCACCAATCTGGACGCCCTCGTGAAGATGGCGGACAAGTCAGGCGAGGTGTCCAGAAATCTGGAGCCTCTCTCGCGCCAGATCGCATCCTCCATCGGCGAGGCCGTGGCCTCCGTGCAGTTCCACGACATCACCCGCCAGCAGGTGGAGCATGTGGAGGAATCGTTGCAGGAAATACGCGACCTGCTGCACGAGAACGAGCATGGCCGCAGGGACGATCCGGATGCGTTGCGCGACCTTGTGGGATTCATCGGGGATGTCTGCGGCCTTCAGCACTCGCAGCTCGTCAACGCATCGGACAGCTTTTATAAAGCCGTGGAGTCGCTCAAGAGCCATCTCGGCTCCATTGCCGGGAACGTGTTTCAACTGGAGAGCAACGCCTCGGGCATTACGGCCTCGGAAACCGGCGGCACAACGCTGGACGCCATCGAGGCCGGCCTGGGCGACGTAATGGACGCCATGAAGGAGTTCGCCGACCAGGGCGAAGCCATAGGCGCCATCATGGTGCAGGTGGCGGACACTGTTACCGAAATGACGCATTTTCTGGAGGACATCGAGGAGGTCGGCTCGGAAATCGAGCTCATCTCCCTGAACGCCAGTGTGAAGGCTGCCCATACCGGCGACAAAGGCAAGGCCCTGGGCGTGCTTGCATCCTCCATCCAGCAGCTTTCCCAGGAGGCCGGCTCGCTGACCGAGTCCGTCACGGATATCCTCGGCCGCATCGGCGAAGCATCGACGAACTTGAAATCCAACGCGGAAGCGTTCATGGATACAAGCCAGGTCTCGGAGATGATCACCAGGATCGAGCAGATTCTCGCCGGGCTCAGGCGTATCGACGAGGAAGTGGATTCGCTCTTCGAAACCATACGCAGGCAGGGCGCCGACCTGGGAGCGTCCATCGAATCGCTCAACAACTCGATGACTTTCCACGAGGATGTCTGCGCCGAGTTGAGCAAGGGTGCGGATGTGCTCGCCGAGCTGCGAGACGAGGCGACAACCATTGTGCCGCACGATGAGGACGAAAGCCGGCCAGAACGGCTGGACAAGATGCTCGCCCGCTACACCATGGAGGCGGAGCGGCTCATACATCAACAGGCATTGAAAAAGGAAAGCTGCGGCCCTGAGGGCGGCGGCGAAAGTGAATGTTCGGAAGACGTCGACGACTGGGGCGACGTCGAACTTTTCTAA
- the radA gene encoding DNA repair protein RadA, which produces MAKERTVYVCGSCGARTPQWRGQCPTCREWNTLSETVDRSRSVVSDRSGRAPRPSPPGGAGLSSTPVVLGDLSPELSKPEPTGLGGLDRLLGGGLALGAAVLLGGPPGVGKSTLLLQLAGALAAAEKGVLYISGEESLGQLRGRAERLGALTPKLEALATSRLEDALPSLESGAHSLVILDSVQTIASPRTDGLPGSVGQVRAVAAEALELAKVRGFSLIIVGHVTKEGHIAGPKLLEHMVDTVLAMEGDKQNTHRILRVLKNRFGSDRELAVFSMEEKGLAEVTDPSTLFLEDRDPSLSGSALAMAVDGNRPFAVEVQALAAKSYLAMPRRTGLGVDVNRLNLLLAVLEKRLAVNLGQWDIYAKTAGGLRLQDPGVDLALVAAVLSSYYDRPLPPAAVFWGELDLNGRIRPVSGHDIRLEQARRLGWSPIFCPMSKKSEKGVIVPETLSELQNKLFGA; this is translated from the coding sequence TTGGCAAAAGAGCGTACGGTCTACGTTTGCGGCTCCTGCGGCGCGCGGACACCGCAGTGGCGCGGGCAATGCCCCACCTGCCGGGAGTGGAACACGCTCTCGGAAACGGTCGACCGTTCGCGTTCTGTCGTCTCCGATCGTTCCGGCAGGGCCCCCCGGCCCTCGCCACCAGGCGGCGCCGGTCTGTCGAGCACGCCTGTCGTCCTGGGCGACCTCTCTCCCGAGCTTTCCAAACCCGAACCCACAGGCCTGGGCGGACTCGACCGTCTTCTCGGCGGCGGCCTCGCGCTGGGCGCCGCCGTGCTGTTGGGCGGGCCTCCCGGTGTGGGCAAATCCACGCTGCTCCTGCAACTCGCCGGCGCCCTCGCTGCAGCGGAAAAAGGCGTGCTTTACATCTCGGGCGAGGAATCCCTGGGACAGTTGCGCGGCCGCGCCGAACGTCTGGGAGCGCTCACGCCCAAGCTCGAGGCCCTGGCGACCAGCAGGCTGGAGGACGCGCTGCCGTCTCTGGAGTCCGGTGCGCATTCCCTGGTAATCCTCGACTCCGTGCAGACGATTGCATCCCCACGCACGGACGGTCTGCCCGGCAGCGTGGGGCAGGTGCGCGCCGTGGCCGCGGAGGCTCTTGAGCTCGCCAAAGTCAGGGGCTTTTCCCTCATCATCGTGGGTCATGTCACCAAGGAGGGGCACATAGCCGGCCCCAAGCTTTTGGAGCACATGGTGGACACGGTGCTCGCCATGGAGGGAGACAAGCAGAACACCCACCGGATTCTCCGCGTGCTCAAAAACCGTTTCGGCTCGGACCGCGAGCTGGCCGTGTTTTCCATGGAAGAGAAAGGGCTGGCCGAGGTCACGGACCCGTCCACCCTGTTTCTCGAAGATCGGGACCCATCACTTTCCGGGTCGGCCCTGGCCATGGCCGTGGACGGCAATCGGCCTTTCGCAGTAGAGGTCCAGGCCCTGGCTGCAAAAAGCTACCTGGCCATGCCGCGCCGCACCGGCCTGGGCGTGGATGTGAATCGTCTGAATCTGCTGCTGGCCGTTCTGGAAAAACGACTCGCAGTGAACCTGGGCCAGTGGGACATCTACGCCAAGACCGCCGGCGGCCTGCGTCTGCAGGACCCGGGCGTGGATCTCGCCCTCGTCGCAGCGGTACTATCCTCGTATTACGATCGGCCGCTTCCTCCAGCCGCCGTGTTCTGGGGCGAGCTGGACCTCAACGGTCGCATCCGTCCCGTGTCCGGCCACGACATCCGCCTGGAGCAGGCGCGCCGGCTCGGCTGGAGCCCAATCTTCTGTCCCATGTCCAAAAAATCGGAGAAAGGGGTAATTGTTCCGGAGACTCTGTCCGAATTGCAAAACAAGCTGTTCGGCGCATGA
- a CDS encoding response regulator: MGKTIMTVDDSASVRQMVSFTLKNAGFNVIEAQDGKDALNKLKGPVDMIITDLNMPNMDGITLIKNVRAQAQYKFIPVIMLTTESQAGKKQEGKSAGATGWIVKPFKPDQLLAVVNKVLR; this comes from the coding sequence GTGGGAAAGACCATAATGACGGTCGATGACTCGGCCAGCGTGCGCCAGATGGTGTCGTTCACACTGAAGAACGCCGGCTTCAACGTCATCGAAGCGCAGGACGGCAAGGATGCGCTCAACAAGCTCAAGGGGCCGGTAGACATGATCATTACCGACCTCAACATGCCCAACATGGACGGCATCACGCTCATCAAGAACGTGCGGGCCCAGGCGCAATACAAGTTCATCCCGGTCATCATGCTGACCACGGAATCCCAGGCCGGCAAGAAGCAGGAAGGCAAGAGCGCCGGCGCAACGGGATGGATCGTCAAGCCGTTCAAGCCGGATCAACTGCTTGCCGTGGTGAACAAGGTGCTGCGATAG
- a CDS encoding chemotaxis protein CheA, protein MTQDDINRQAFREEATELLTELESALLELEENPDDHDLVDRVFRAMHTIKGSGAMFGFDDIAAFTHDVETVFDHVRNGQMAVTKDLLDLTLAARDTISYLLDCADTGEAVDLERTRGVTSGLRKLVPSSLAEGGREIEPETAATEDEPGSSSVTYRIRFRPEETIFFSGSNPLALIDELAELGACRTFAHLESVPALEELNPEHCYTWWDIILTTSRGEDAIRDVFIFVEDDCELSIVKIDEGGDFDEHADYKKLGEILVERGDLSHDDLEKVLRNRPPIGEVLSSAGMVSRQQVDSALAEQKAVREMRKTRTRQEAAEPATSIRVAADKLDELVDLVGELVIVQARISQVVSERRDPLLTTLSEELERLSDELRDSTLNIRMLPIGTTFSKFRRLVRDLSDELGKKIELVTHGAETELDKTVIERLNDPLVHLLRNSIDHGIERPETRTTAGKPEWGTIVLSAQHSGGEVHIRIEDDGKGMDPKVIFDKAVERGIIAADSDISDKEAFSLIFQPGFSTASEVTSVSGRGVGMDVVKRSIDALRGSVDVDSKVGEGTVINVKLPLTLAIIDGLQVRVADEYFVIPLTMVEECVELMNRAEDARKAGMDDVGTDQQLAVRPKAEQRIVNLRGEIVPYIRLREWFHSPGDRPAIEQIVVAGVDGMRVGIVVDTVIGEHQTVIKSLGRLYRNVEGISGATIKGDGTMALILDVPRLVQCVNRERP, encoded by the coding sequence ATGACGCAGGACGACATCAACAGACAAGCGTTTCGCGAAGAAGCCACCGAGCTGCTCACCGAGCTTGAGTCGGCCCTCCTGGAGCTTGAGGAGAACCCCGACGACCATGACCTCGTGGACCGGGTGTTTCGCGCCATGCACACCATCAAGGGGTCCGGCGCGATGTTCGGCTTCGACGACATCGCCGCTTTCACGCACGACGTGGAGACGGTCTTCGACCATGTGCGCAACGGCCAGATGGCCGTGACCAAAGATCTTCTGGACCTCACCCTCGCCGCGCGGGACACCATATCCTATCTGCTGGACTGCGCAGACACCGGCGAAGCGGTGGACCTGGAGCGGACACGCGGCGTGACCAGCGGGCTACGGAAACTTGTCCCGTCCTCCCTGGCGGAGGGCGGCCGTGAGATTGAGCCGGAAACGGCAGCAACCGAAGACGAGCCGGGTTCGTCGTCAGTAACGTATCGCATCCGCTTCCGGCCGGAGGAGACCATCTTTTTCAGCGGGTCCAATCCGCTGGCCCTCATCGACGAACTGGCGGAGCTTGGCGCGTGCCGCACCTTCGCGCATTTGGAGAGCGTGCCGGCGCTCGAAGAGCTCAACCCCGAGCACTGCTATACGTGGTGGGACATCATACTGACGACCTCGCGCGGAGAGGACGCCATCCGCGACGTCTTCATTTTCGTGGAGGACGACTGCGAACTGAGCATCGTGAAAATCGACGAGGGCGGGGATTTCGACGAACACGCAGACTACAAGAAGCTCGGGGAAATTCTTGTGGAGCGTGGGGACCTTTCCCATGACGACCTGGAAAAGGTGTTGCGCAACCGTCCGCCTATCGGCGAGGTGCTTTCCTCTGCCGGCATGGTCTCCAGGCAGCAGGTGGATTCGGCGTTGGCCGAGCAGAAGGCTGTCCGGGAGATGCGCAAGACCCGCACCCGGCAGGAAGCCGCAGAACCGGCGACATCGATCCGCGTGGCTGCCGACAAACTGGATGAACTGGTGGACCTGGTGGGCGAGCTCGTCATAGTCCAGGCGCGTATCAGCCAGGTGGTGAGCGAACGGCGAGACCCACTGCTCACTACCCTCTCCGAAGAGTTGGAAAGGCTGTCCGACGAACTCAGGGATTCTACCCTCAACATCCGCATGCTGCCCATCGGCACTACGTTCTCAAAGTTCCGGCGGCTGGTGCGCGACCTGTCCGACGAGCTGGGCAAGAAGATCGAGCTCGTCACCCACGGCGCCGAGACCGAGCTGGACAAGACCGTCATCGAGCGGCTCAACGATCCGCTGGTCCATCTGCTCCGCAATTCCATCGACCACGGCATCGAACGTCCCGAGACGCGCACGACCGCGGGAAAGCCTGAGTGGGGGACCATTGTGCTTTCGGCTCAGCATTCCGGCGGCGAGGTGCACATTCGCATCGAGGACGACGGCAAAGGCATGGACCCCAAAGTCATCTTCGATAAGGCCGTGGAGCGGGGAATCATCGCGGCGGATTCGGATATTTCTGACAAAGAGGCGTTTTCACTCATTTTCCAACCCGGTTTCTCCACCGCCAGTGAGGTGACCAGCGTTTCCGGTCGCGGCGTGGGCATGGACGTGGTCAAACGATCCATAGACGCCTTGCGGGGCAGCGTGGACGTGGACTCCAAGGTGGGCGAGGGCACGGTCATCAACGTCAAGCTGCCGCTCACCCTGGCCATTATCGACGGTCTCCAGGTGCGCGTGGCGGATGAGTACTTCGTCATTCCGCTGACCATGGTGGAGGAATGCGTGGAGTTGATGAATCGCGCCGAAGACGCCAGGAAGGCCGGAATGGACGATGTGGGGACGGACCAGCAACTGGCCGTGCGGCCCAAGGCGGAGCAACGCATCGTGAATCTGCGCGGGGAGATCGTTCCTTACATTCGCCTGCGCGAGTGGTTCCACTCCCCAGGAGACAGACCCGCCATCGAACAGATCGTGGTGGCAGGAGTGGACGGTATGCGCGTGGGCATCGTGGTCGACACCGTCATCGGCGAGCATCAGACCGTCATTAAGAGCCTGGGCCGCCTCTACCGCAATGTTGAGGGCATTTCGGGCGCAACCATCAAGGGCGACGGCACCATGGCGCTGATACTCGACGTGCCCAGGCTCGTGCAGTGCGTCAACAGGGAAAGGCCGTAG
- a CDS encoding DUF3426 domain-containing protein, which yields MIVQCPSCSTKYNLPDDKVKVGAKLRCSVCKHVFPLVGPEDAAPPAEPAAPEPEPEAPIAEEAPPTDEEVFSSSYNEDEEIDFGDFGDLGLEGLDDLDETAVSMEASASDDEVDFGEFDEEETPEEAFGPAEKDVEEDEEDDSFEDIFGKKEVPEDLAVEFGDEEAGEVEAPASEPDEEGAPQTRIAPGEDLFDIDAQEKRRAREAEKKQKRKKKNERIFSAIFFTLLLLGAGGVIAYLYAPDLLRSIPFVGSMVETPETPDTSGQAEQPEEIEEPAPVADIHDLALKDIQQNYVENEKVGELFVVQGTVVNNFQTPKELIKVEASLFDQNGVPVVTKTQLIGNTLTLFQLQMLTMDEIEKELQDKVGIVTANTDVPPGGEVPFAVVFDNPPQNVAEFGVKIVEAKDPPAEQSQ from the coding sequence ATGATCGTTCAATGCCCCAGTTGCTCCACCAAGTACAACCTTCCCGATGACAAGGTGAAGGTAGGCGCGAAGCTCCGCTGTTCGGTCTGCAAGCACGTCTTTCCATTGGTCGGCCCCGAGGATGCTGCGCCTCCGGCCGAACCCGCCGCTCCCGAACCGGAACCGGAAGCTCCGATCGCGGAGGAAGCTCCACCGACGGACGAGGAAGTCTTCTCCTCTTCGTACAACGAGGATGAAGAGATCGACTTCGGCGATTTCGGCGATCTCGGCCTCGAAGGGCTGGACGACCTGGACGAGACCGCCGTGTCCATGGAGGCGTCCGCCTCCGACGATGAAGTGGACTTCGGCGAGTTCGACGAAGAAGAGACGCCGGAAGAGGCGTTTGGCCCTGCTGAAAAGGATGTGGAGGAGGATGAGGAAGATGACTCCTTCGAAGACATCTTCGGCAAGAAGGAAGTTCCCGAGGACTTGGCCGTGGAATTCGGCGATGAGGAAGCCGGAGAGGTGGAAGCGCCTGCTTCCGAACCCGATGAAGAGGGCGCGCCCCAGACGCGCATAGCACCCGGCGAAGATCTTTTCGACATCGACGCCCAGGAAAAGAGACGAGCCAGGGAAGCCGAGAAGAAGCAAAAAAGAAAAAAGAAGAACGAGCGCATCTTCTCTGCCATATTTTTCACGCTGCTGCTGCTCGGAGCCGGCGGCGTCATCGCCTACCTCTACGCGCCCGATCTGCTCAGATCCATTCCGTTCGTGGGGTCCATGGTGGAGACGCCTGAGACGCCGGATACGTCCGGTCAGGCCGAACAGCCAGAGGAGATCGAAGAGCCCGCGCCGGTGGCCGACATCCACGACCTCGCCCTCAAGGACATCCAGCAGAACTATGTGGAAAATGAGAAAGTGGGCGAGCTCTTTGTCGTCCAGGGCACCGTTGTCAACAACTTCCAGACGCCAAAGGAACTCATCAAGGTCGAGGCTTCGCTGTTCGACCAGAACGGCGTGCCCGTGGTCACCAAGACGCAGCTCATAGGCAACACCCTCACCCTGTTCCAGCTCCAGATGCTCACCATGGACGAGATCGAAAAGGAGTTGCAGGACAAGGTGGGCATTGTGACCGCCAATACCGACGTTCCACCAGGAGGCGAGGTGCCGTTCGCGGTGGTCTTCGACAACCCGCCGCAGAACGTGGCCGAGTTCGGCGTCAAGATCGTCGAAGCCAAGGACCCGCCGGCGGAGCAGAGCCAGTAA
- a CDS encoding CheR family methyltransferase has product MADTKNQNSKDERGKTAPGKSPSRPASMSPKDFAKFSQFIYAEVGIKMPPSKKTMLEARLQKRLRYLNLKDYHTYCEYLFSSEGMERELPHLIDVVTTNTTDFFREPKHFEFLSDNVLPLLDSRLNRRRPLAVWSAGCSIGMEPYTLAMVLSEYAAKNSGFSFSILATDISTQALEKAVNAVYEEERVLPVPGPLKTRYLLRSKDRSRRLVRIVPELRKAVRFRRLNFMEDFSFRNPLDIIFCRNVIIYFDRPTQEVLFHKFCRCIAPGGFLFIGHSESLSGMDLPLKQVAPTIYQRI; this is encoded by the coding sequence ATGGCCGACACCAAAAACCAGAACTCGAAAGACGAGCGTGGCAAGACTGCTCCCGGCAAAAGCCCTTCGCGGCCGGCCAGCATGTCTCCCAAGGACTTCGCGAAGTTCAGCCAGTTCATCTACGCCGAGGTCGGCATTAAGATGCCGCCCAGCAAGAAGACAATGCTCGAAGCGCGGTTGCAAAAACGGCTGCGCTACCTCAATCTCAAGGATTACCACACGTACTGCGAGTATCTGTTCTCCTCTGAAGGCATGGAACGGGAACTGCCGCACCTCATAGACGTAGTTACCACGAACACCACGGACTTCTTCCGCGAGCCCAAGCATTTCGAATTCCTTTCGGACAATGTGCTGCCACTGCTGGACTCGCGCCTGAATCGCCGCCGGCCCCTGGCGGTGTGGTCGGCCGGCTGCTCCATCGGCATGGAGCCCTATACGCTGGCCATGGTGCTGAGCGAGTACGCGGCGAAGAACTCGGGGTTTTCGTTTTCCATCCTGGCCACGGACATCTCCACCCAGGCCCTGGAGAAGGCCGTGAACGCCGTGTACGAGGAGGAGCGCGTGTTGCCGGTGCCGGGACCGCTCAAAACCAGGTACCTTCTGCGCAGCAAGGACCGCTCCAGGCGACTGGTGCGCATCGTGCCGGAACTGCGCAAGGCTGTCCGTTTCCGGCGTCTGAACTTCATGGAAGATTTCTCCTTCAGAAATCCGTTGGACATCATCTTCTGCCGCAACGTCATCATCTACTTTGACAGGCCCACGCAGGAAGTGCTGTTCCACAAGTTCTGCCGGTGCATTGCTCCGGGTGGCTTTCTCTTCATCGGGCACTCCGAAAGCCTCTCCGGCATGGACCTCCCGCTGAAGCAGGTTGCGCCCACGATCTATCAGCGAATCTGA